A section of the Rhizomicrobium sp. genome encodes:
- a CDS encoding aldo/keto reductase, with protein MTRKLGPFSVPAVGLGCMSLSHAYGSPPDAQTAAKVLHGALDMGCTFLDTAALYGFGANETLIGNVLKERRGEYVLASKCGISRNTQGVREINGRPEEIKKTCDESLSRLQTDVIDLYYLHRWDKRVPIEESVGALADLIRAGKIKTIGLSEVSAPTLRKAHAVHPVTALQSEYSLWTRNPEIATLAACKELGTAFVAFSPVGRGFLAGGLRDAGALQEKDIRRAMPRFQGENFAANLKLLEGLATIAREKDCTPAQLSLAWVLSRGEHVIAIPGTTSLAHLQEDFAARDLALDAATFARLDALINARTVHGRRYNAATEAEIDTES; from the coding sequence ATGACGCGCAAGCTCGGTCCCTTCTCCGTGCCGGCCGTCGGCCTCGGCTGCATGTCGCTCAGCCACGCCTATGGCTCGCCGCCGGATGCGCAGACCGCCGCCAAGGTGCTGCACGGCGCGCTCGACATGGGCTGCACCTTCCTCGACACCGCGGCGCTCTACGGCTTCGGCGCCAACGAGACGCTGATCGGCAACGTCTTGAAGGAACGGCGCGGCGAATACGTCCTCGCCAGCAAATGCGGCATCTCCCGCAACACCCAGGGCGTGCGCGAGATCAACGGCCGCCCGGAGGAGATCAAGAAGACCTGCGACGAAAGCCTGTCGCGCCTCCAGACCGACGTCATCGACCTCTATTACCTGCACCGCTGGGACAAGCGGGTGCCGATCGAGGAAAGCGTCGGCGCGCTCGCCGATCTGATCCGCGCTGGCAAGATCAAGACCATCGGCCTCTCCGAAGTCTCCGCCCCGACATTGCGCAAAGCGCATGCCGTGCATCCCGTCACCGCGCTGCAAAGCGAATATTCCCTGTGGACCCGCAACCCGGAGATCGCGACCCTCGCCGCCTGCAAGGAATTGGGCACCGCCTTCGTCGCCTTCAGCCCCGTCGGCCGCGGCTTCCTCGCCGGCGGCCTGCGCGACGCCGGCGCGCTCCAGGAAAAGGACATCCGCCGCGCCATGCCGCGCTTCCAGGGCGAGAATTTCGCGGCCAATTTGAAACTGCTCGAAGGCCTCGCGACAATCGCGCGCGAGAAGGATTGCACCCCGGCCCAGCTATCGCTCGCCTGGGTGCTGTCGCGCGGCGAACACGTCATCGCGATCCCTGGCACCACCAGTCTCGCACATCTGCAAGAGGATTTCGCCGCGCGCGACCTCGCGCTCGACGCGGCGACGTTCGCCCGCCTCGACGCGCTGATCAACGCCCGCACCGTCCACGGCCGGCGCTACAACGCCGCGACCGAAGCCGAGATCGACACCGAGTCATGA
- a CDS encoding DUF1932 domain-containing protein — MTAPRSMAIIGFGEVGQTFARQFHAAGLTDIRLFDILFADPASIPSKAAAGPWKTCASAAQAVAGADLVLSAVTAGSDIAVANAVASALAPGAFYWDVNSVSPGTKRAAAAIIEGARGRYVESAVMSSIPPKGIRSPMLLGGPHAKAFIAAMAPFDLDLTFYADEIGQASAVKMCRSVLIKGLEALLTESMLAARHYGVEADVLASLKDTIPHPDWPKQAAYMISRALLHGRRRAEEMREVARTVEEAGVAPLLSRPTAERQDWAAGEGARIAKDLLKTPDLERLLDELTAKS; from the coding sequence ATGACCGCACCCAGAAGCATGGCGATCATCGGCTTCGGCGAAGTCGGCCAGACCTTCGCCAGGCAATTTCATGCCGCCGGCCTGACCGATATCCGCCTGTTCGACATCCTCTTCGCCGATCCCGCCAGCATCCCATCCAAGGCTGCCGCTGGCCCTTGGAAGACATGCGCATCTGCCGCCCAGGCTGTTGCAGGCGCCGATCTTGTGCTTTCGGCCGTCACGGCCGGCTCCGATATCGCCGTCGCGAATGCCGTGGCGTCCGCGCTCGCGCCCGGAGCCTTCTACTGGGACGTGAACTCGGTCTCGCCCGGCACCAAGCGCGCCGCCGCCGCCATCATCGAGGGCGCGCGCGGCCGCTACGTCGAATCCGCGGTGATGTCATCCATCCCGCCCAAGGGAATCCGTTCGCCCATGCTGCTCGGCGGCCCGCATGCGAAGGCCTTCATCGCCGCGATGGCGCCTTTCGATCTCGACCTGACGTTCTACGCGGACGAGATCGGCCAGGCCTCGGCGGTCAAGATGTGCCGCAGCGTGTTGATCAAGGGCCTCGAAGCGCTGCTCACCGAAAGCATGCTGGCCGCGCGCCATTACGGCGTGGAGGCCGATGTGCTCGCCTCGCTGAAAGACACCATCCCGCATCCCGACTGGCCCAAACAGGCCGCCTACATGATCAGCCGCGCCCTGCTGCATGGCCGCCGCCGCGCCGAGGAGATGCGCGAGGTCGCCCGCACGGTGGAGGAGGCCGGCGTCGCCCCGCTGCTCAGCCGTCCCACCGCCGAGCGCCAGGATTGGGCCGCCGGCGAGGGCGCCCGGATCGCCAAGGACCTCTTGAAGACACCCGACCTCGAACGCCTCTTGGACGAATTGACCGCGAAGTCCTGA